From Uloborus diversus isolate 005 chromosome 8, Udiv.v.3.1, whole genome shotgun sequence, a single genomic window includes:
- the LOC129227640 gene encoding sorting and assembly machinery component 50 homolog, whose protein sequence is MGIVHAKSPPQMRNATQEQWKPLDEVSARVDKIHFDGIKRTKDDVLLHVVGELLQAQSMEEVVLKAHGVRQQLETLQAFKSIDIILDTSTGPDASPNGLEVIFNVKERSRVDGNINIMTGNNEGSLLFRLLLPNMFGRGEALSTDYQYGKKTAGFNITSTKPFLNWANPRLNQFVFGNTTEYPWSGYQEKLNGLGAEVSFESSPQVQHTLRWEGVWRNLRCLSPTTPFEIREEAGHTVKSCVKHILCMDQRDDPCLPFRGSYFRLYQEYAGLGGNVSFLKHEVQYQINKCVLGDLVLQATLMGGLVRTIGLDRSVRINDRFFLGGPLSLRGFSMNGVGPHANDCFLGAEAYWAGALHAYAPLPFRPLKQVLDKICRTHLFLNTGNIGNFAFTDDYHHNTMVLLSRLRWSWGFGVVLAVGGIARFELNYCVPISSQPGDRAQEGLQFGLGINFL, encoded by the coding sequence ATGGGTATTGTACATGCCAAAAGTCCTCCACAGATGAGAAATGCGACCCAGGAGCAGTGGAAGCCACTGGATGAAGTGTCTGCTAGAGTTGACAAAATTCATTTTGATGGTATCAAAAGAACCAAAGATGATGTTCTTCTTCATGTAGTTGGTGAGCTGCTCCAAGCCCAAAGCATGGAAGAAGTTGTTCTGAAAGCTCACGGTGTGAGACAGCAGTTGGAAACATTGCAGGCTTTCAAAAGTATTGACATTATTTTAGACACAAGCACAGGCCCTGATGCATCTCCCAATGGTCTGGAAGTTATATTTAATGTGAAAGAACGCTCTCGTGTTGATGGAAACATTAATATCATGACAGGCAACAATGAGGGAAGTTTGCTGTTCAGGCTACTTCTACCAAATATGTTTGGAAGAGGTGAAGCTCTGTCCACAGATTATCAGTATGGCAAAAAAACAGCAGGTTTCAATATAACATCAACTAAGCCATTTCTTAATTGGGCAAATCCTAGATTGAATCAATTTGTGTTTGGAAATACAACCGAGTATCCATGGAGTGGATATCAGGAAAAGCTTAATGGACTTGGAGCTGAAGTGTCATTTGAATCTTCGCCTCAAGTACAACATACATTGCGCTGGGAAGGTGTATGGAGAAACTTGCGATGCTTGTCCCCAACAACTCCTTTTGAAATAAGAGAGGAGGCAGGGCATACTGTCAAATCATGTGTGAAACACATATTGTGTATGGATCAGAGGGATGACCCTTGCCTACCTTTCCGTGGAAGCTATTTTAGATTGTACCAAGAATACGCCGGCCTAGGAGGAAATGTTAGTTTCTTAAAGCATGAAGTTCAATACCAGATCAATAAGTGTGTCTTAGGGGACTTGGTTCTTCAAGCAACATTGATGGGTGGTTTAGTACGTACTATAGGTTTAGATCGCTCTGTCCGAATTAATGATAGATTTTTCTTGGGCGGACCTTTATCCTTGAGAGGTTTCAGTATGAATGGAGTAGGTCCACATGCTAATGATTGCTTTCTTGGTGCAGAGGCGTATTGGGCTGGTGCATTGCATGCCTATGCTCCTTTACCTTTTCGTCCCTTAAAGCAAGTCCTTGATAAAATTTGCAGAACtcacttatttttaaatactggCAATATTGGTAACTTTGCATTCACTGATGATTATCATCATAATACTATGGTTTTGTTATCTCGTTTGAGGTGGTCATGGGGATTTGGAGTTGTATTAGCTGTGGGCGGGATAGCACGTTTTGAACTTAATTACTGTGTGCCTATATCAAGTCAACCAGGTGACAGAGCACAAGAAGGATTACAGTTTGGTTTAGGTATtaactttttgtaa